The DNA window CAGACCTGATTCGCGGACGGAGGGCGGAGTTGGGGCTGAGCCTGGCCGAATTCCAGGCGCGCAGCATCGACCCCGTGACGGGCGTTCAGGTGAAGAGCGGGTGGACGCACCGACTGGAGACCGGCGAAAGGGTGATTCCACCCCGCCTTCCACAGCTGCGGGCACTCGGGGCCGCGACCGGCCTACCCCTGGGGAAGCTCCAGGATGCGGCCAGTGCCCAGTTCTTCGGCATCGAACGTGTGTGGGCGGAGAGCGGCGAGGCGTCGGCACTCGTACGGCGGGCGAGCAGACTGACTGAGGATCAGCGGGAACAGCTGCTACGTCTGATCGACGCGTTCGCGCCCCCAGGCGAGTGAATATG is part of the Streptomyces sp. NBC_01335 genome and encodes:
- a CDS encoding XRE family transcriptional regulator; this encodes MIENGAEADVETTEFADLIRGRRAELGLSLAEFQARSIDPVTGVQVKSGWTHRLETGERVIPPRLPQLRALGAATGLPLGKLQDAASAQFFGIERVWAESGEASALVRRASRLTEDQREQLLRLIDAFAPPGE